The following proteins are encoded in a genomic region of uncultured Umboniibacter sp.:
- a CDS encoding YigZ family protein yields MLDPSYQVPIGRQITEIEVKKSRFICWLDYAEGREDLQQLLADARQAHPSASHHCWAFSSFNGRHEGQGDDGEPKGTAGRPILTVLQYAEISNVAAVVIRYFGGTKLGTGGLARAYGEATKHGLQTLQTETYSPKVYVSFDAGFEHEAQIRYIVDQAEAEITVEYGSCLRVRIYLNESKLEFVQDHLRRDFPQLEVRLEDG; encoded by the coding sequence TTGCTTGATCCATCTTATCAAGTGCCAATAGGTCGTCAGATTACCGAAATCGAGGTGAAAAAGTCTCGATTTATTTGCTGGCTCGACTATGCAGAGGGGAGAGAGGATTTGCAGCAACTCCTTGCTGACGCACGCCAAGCACACCCTTCGGCAAGTCATCACTGTTGGGCTTTTTCTAGTTTTAACGGCCGTCATGAAGGCCAGGGCGACGACGGCGAACCCAAGGGGACTGCGGGTCGTCCTATCTTAACCGTGCTTCAGTATGCTGAGATCAGCAATGTTGCCGCCGTGGTTATTCGCTACTTCGGTGGTACCAAACTGGGTACTGGGGGGCTGGCTAGGGCCTATGGCGAAGCGACTAAGCATGGCCTTCAGACACTTCAGACCGAGACGTATTCACCTAAAGTCTATGTAAGCTTCGACGCGGGCTTCGAGCACGAGGCACAAATTCGCTACATCGTGGATCAGGCCGAAGCGGAAATAACCGTCGAGTATGGGTCCTGTCTGCGGGTGCGAATATACCTTAATGAGTCTAAGCTAGAATTTGTGCAGGATCACCTTCGACGAGACTTTCCACAGCTTGAAGTACGTTTAGAGGACGGTTAA
- a CDS encoding DnaT-like ssDNA-binding domain-containing protein: MTALLTNSTISVARELAVNYGLEEAVLLSHLNEAVIIRGVKGKDGHAWVKLEGPRLLKLFPFWNTQDLQRIIQSLNSQSAIIVASPPVTESNELIYRMVSQQASTTVEQRMAPVTQPIARPTPTQFNAASPMAPNWQPSEDDMRTLTQFGVSREFAIGQLTEFVNYWRERGTAHNAWGSKFAAQVRRKWREHQQEEAESARKQPLNEGWTPGADVSSILLRDGVPQTFIDDCVPEFKLYWRERGDSSSTWDSKFLQHIRRQWQSYSHNIKHDTNPQTIAANWQPDRDVIDILAMANIPADFAASVVGEFVLYWRESQQLHRSWNSKFLQHVKHRWAQRHQQGAVSTTGDNHGNRATRDLSTGDLVQDRSWAN, encoded by the coding sequence ATGACTGCGTTATTAACCAATAGCACCATCAGCGTTGCCCGCGAACTAGCCGTTAACTATGGGCTAGAGGAAGCTGTGCTGCTGAGCCATTTGAATGAAGCAGTCATCATTCGTGGTGTGAAAGGCAAGGATGGTCATGCGTGGGTTAAACTAGAAGGCCCGCGCCTATTAAAGTTATTTCCCTTCTGGAACACTCAGGACCTGCAGCGCATCATCCAAAGCCTGAATAGCCAGTCCGCTATTATTGTTGCTTCACCACCGGTAACCGAGAGTAACGAACTTATTTATCGAATGGTTTCGCAACAAGCTTCAACCACTGTTGAACAGCGCATGGCGCCAGTCACTCAACCCATAGCACGACCTACTCCTACCCAGTTTAATGCTGCATCGCCCATGGCTCCGAATTGGCAACCTAGCGAAGACGATATGCGTACGTTAACGCAATTCGGAGTCAGCCGAGAATTCGCTATCGGACAACTCACTGAATTTGTGAACTATTGGCGCGAGCGTGGCACTGCCCATAATGCTTGGGGCAGTAAATTTGCAGCACAGGTTCGTCGTAAATGGCGCGAACATCAACAGGAAGAGGCTGAGTCCGCTCGCAAACAACCCCTCAATGAGGGCTGGACCCCCGGAGCAGATGTCTCCAGTATCCTATTGCGTGATGGCGTACCACAGACGTTTATCGACGACTGCGTCCCTGAGTTTAAGCTCTACTGGCGTGAACGTGGCGACAGTTCATCCACCTGGGATTCTAAATTCCTGCAGCATATTCGTCGCCAATGGCAGTCGTACTCTCATAACATTAAACATGACACCAACCCACAGACCATTGCAGCAAACTGGCAGCCTGACCGAGATGTCATCGACATCCTAGCCATGGCCAACATTCCAGCTGATTTTGCGGCCAGCGTGGTGGGTGAGTTTGTACTCTATTGGCGCGAAAGTCAGCAGCTCCACCGTTCGTGGAATAGTAAATTTCTTCAGCATGTAAAACACCGCTGGGCACAACGCCATCAACAGGGTGCTGTGTCGACAACAGGAGATAATCATGGCAACAGAGCCACGCGTGACCTATCAACAGGGGACCTCGTCCAAGATCGCAGCTGGGCAAACTAA
- a CDS encoding ABC transporter ATP-binding protein, whose product MAVVTLNDVSLDQRLSNISFSINEGEVIGIIGPNGAGKSTLIKLLTGLLTPDSGSIDFLAKPLTSYSVKERGRRISWIPQHIETNWPISVRDAVELGTLIHGNHQAIDAAIAKADLAPLASRQLDSLSGGELARVWFARTLSSDATLLLADEPVAALDPRYQLELLSRICAEATATKAVVLVLHDLQLAAHYCDRLLLIHEGQLVASGTPKLVIQSTALEACFGVGFQVDFNQSPPLVRAVAANEEHHHDA is encoded by the coding sequence ATGGCTGTAGTCACTCTCAATGATGTCAGTTTGGATCAGCGCCTGAGCAATATCTCGTTCAGCATCAACGAGGGCGAAGTAATTGGCATCATCGGCCCTAATGGTGCGGGTAAATCTACCCTCATTAAATTGCTCACAGGTCTATTAACACCAGATAGTGGCAGCATAGACTTTCTTGCCAAGCCGCTCACCTCCTATTCCGTTAAGGAACGCGGGCGGAGAATTAGCTGGATTCCTCAACATATCGAAACCAACTGGCCTATTTCGGTGCGTGACGCAGTAGAACTTGGCACGTTAATTCATGGTAATCACCAAGCCATCGATGCCGCAATAGCGAAGGCTGATCTAGCGCCACTTGCCAGCAGGCAATTGGACTCTCTTTCCGGCGGGGAGCTGGCTAGAGTTTGGTTTGCCAGAACGCTTTCCAGTGATGCGACACTGTTACTCGCCGATGAGCCCGTTGCCGCCTTAGACCCTCGTTATCAGCTTGAGCTACTGTCTCGAATCTGCGCAGAGGCTACTGCCACCAAGGCAGTGGTATTGGTACTACATGACCTCCAACTCGCTGCCCATTACTGTGATCGACTGCTACTTATTCATGAGGGTCAGTTAGTTGCAAGTGGAACACCCAAGTTGGTAATCCAGTCCACTGCGCTCGAAGCCTGTTTTGGGGTTGGCTTTCAGGTGGACTTTAATCAGTCGCCGCCGCTGGTTAGAGCGGTTGCTGCCAACGAAGAGCACCATCATGACGCTTAA
- a CDS encoding methylglyoxal synthase has product MPIAKRIALVAHDNMKPALLAWIETHQDRLRDQQLFATGTTGKLIASALEAPVHCFESGPLGGDQQIGALICEGGLDMMIFFWDPLEAQPHDPDVKALLRLAAVWNVPMACNEATADYLIQSPLFSEDYCPKAPDFSVYRARKVGA; this is encoded by the coding sequence ATGCCCATCGCCAAACGTATTGCTCTCGTTGCTCACGACAACATGAAACCAGCGTTGCTAGCTTGGATTGAAACGCACCAAGACCGACTACGAGATCAGCAGTTATTCGCAACGGGAACCACTGGTAAACTCATAGCTAGTGCCCTGGAGGCACCTGTACATTGCTTTGAAAGCGGACCTCTGGGCGGCGACCAACAGATTGGCGCACTCATTTGCGAAGGCGGTTTGGATATGATGATTTTCTTTTGGGACCCGCTAGAAGCCCAACCCCATGACCCCGACGTAAAAGCCCTGCTTCGCTTAGCGGCGGTATGGAACGTACCGATGGCCTGTAATGAAGCCACGGCAGATTATCTTATTCAATCACCACTGTTCAGCGAAGACTATTGCCCTAAAGCACCGGATTTTAGCGTGTATCGTGCACGCAAAGTCGGCGCTTAA
- a CDS encoding iron ABC transporter permease, whose translation MALNLRLMLLLAVLLLTSLSLGSVWVSPLAGLIDFLSQQTTLAGMVIGDIRLPRTLLAALCGASLGLAGAALQGLLRNPLADPGLVGASQGAALGAAAAFYFGVGGLAASYVIPGAALIGAALCLMGVLALAGSSRPALLILSGLAIATVASALLAMVLNFAPNPYAMQELVFWLLGSVANRDFSHVAIALMGLTAAIVLILPQRRFLFALTLGEEVAETSGFNAKLNARLIIIGSAIAVGSCVAVAGNIGFVGLIVPHLIRPLVGHRPDRSLVPAMIGGAALVVAADLFVRVVPSGQELKLGIVTSLLGAPLFIKLIISERKKWL comes from the coding sequence ATGGCATTAAATCTTCGGCTGATGCTACTGCTAGCCGTTTTACTCCTAACCTCGCTATCACTCGGCAGTGTTTGGGTATCGCCATTGGCGGGCCTCATTGACTTCCTGAGCCAGCAAACCACCTTAGCGGGGATGGTAATTGGTGACATCCGCTTACCACGAACCCTGCTAGCCGCTCTTTGCGGAGCCTCATTAGGGCTTGCCGGTGCCGCACTTCAGGGGCTACTTCGTAACCCCTTGGCTGACCCCGGCTTAGTTGGCGCGTCACAGGGTGCCGCACTTGGCGCTGCAGCAGCCTTCTATTTTGGTGTCGGTGGTCTGGCAGCAAGCTATGTCATTCCGGGAGCTGCCCTCATTGGCGCTGCTCTCTGCCTGATGGGAGTACTCGCGTTAGCGGGCTCAAGTAGGCCGGCGTTACTTATTCTTTCCGGTCTTGCCATTGCCACGGTAGCTTCGGCTCTATTGGCCATGGTGTTGAATTTCGCTCCGAATCCCTATGCCATGCAAGAACTCGTATTTTGGTTACTGGGCTCGGTCGCTAATCGTGACTTTAGCCACGTCGCAATTGCGCTAATGGGGTTGACGGCCGCTATTGTCCTTATCCTCCCGCAGCGCCGATTTCTGTTTGCGTTAACTCTGGGCGAAGAGGTGGCCGAAACCTCTGGTTTCAATGCTAAGTTAAATGCTCGACTCATTATTATTGGCAGTGCCATTGCGGTGGGTAGCTGTGTCGCAGTCGCCGGAAATATTGGTTTCGTAGGTTTAATTGTGCCGCATCTCATCCGCCCATTGGTAGGGCATCGACCCGATCGCAGCCTAGTCCCAGCAATGATTGGCGGTGCCGCTCTGGTGGTTGCTGCCGATCTGTTTGTCCGAGTCGTCCCCTCGGGTCAGGAGCTCAAGTTAGGTATCGTGACCTCACTGCTTGGTGCGCCGCTGTTTATTAAGCTGATTATTTCGGAGCGCAAGAAATGGCTGTAG
- a CDS encoding replication protein P, which translates to MATEPRVTYQQGTSSKIAAGQTKAVFSETHIDAINQVVGILRLNYHNQFLAAFKDDQTLTHMRRLWAESLQCFEADIILKAVKKLINNSEYLPTLFKMQQFCRRELFVAHDLPDVRAAYVEACNAPTPRAAFKWSNPIVYHAGSATGWHLIASETEQKVLPIFTQHYENWCQKVVDGEFIPAPEVKELPSEVSQPLSKEEQLANMKALKKKLNMG; encoded by the coding sequence ATGGCAACAGAGCCACGCGTGACCTATCAACAGGGGACCTCGTCCAAGATCGCAGCTGGGCAAACTAAAGCGGTTTTCTCGGAAACCCATATTGATGCCATTAATCAGGTAGTCGGAATCCTGCGTCTGAATTATCACAACCAATTCTTGGCTGCATTCAAGGATGATCAAACGCTAACGCATATGCGTAGACTGTGGGCGGAATCGTTGCAGTGTTTCGAAGCCGATATTATTTTGAAGGCGGTAAAGAAGCTCATCAACAACAGTGAATACTTACCAACACTATTCAAAATGCAGCAATTTTGCCGCCGTGAGCTATTTGTTGCTCACGATTTGCCCGATGTTCGCGCAGCCTATGTCGAGGCCTGTAATGCACCAACTCCACGCGCTGCGTTTAAGTGGAGCAACCCCATTGTCTACCATGCGGGCAGCGCAACAGGCTGGCATTTAATTGCCTCCGAAACGGAACAAAAGGTATTACCTATCTTCACTCAACATTATGAGAATTGGTGTCAAAAGGTTGTCGACGGCGAGTTTATTCCCGCTCCGGAAGTTAAAGAGTTACCCAGTGAAGTCTCACAGCCGCTTTCAAAGGAAGAGCAACTCGCCAACATGAAAGCACTAAAGAAGAAGCTTAATATGGGCTAG
- a CDS encoding TonB-dependent receptor: MIEADCRLTTRVGGLAMLGRIISIITAETMTYKTLWSAGAISVAATLSTSLYASDQHLEEVNVTAHRMPVAADQLGSTSISLLGSELREQGIYFVSEALQRAPGVSLASNGGTGALTQIRLRGQEANHTLVLLDGMRINDPVTGFVDLANLRLTGVARIEILYGPQSVLYGTDASGGVIHIITNSGEEQSLGLSAEVGSNQTARVSIAGSFDTDSVYGGLQYSHYQTDGISAASEARGSSEKDGYESDAANIQVGARVNGFDVNLVGYDSKNTVGFDADDLTTGLPIDEAIGFENRQDRHSQYVRASASFASSTDAFRVMIAYTQGKDTNDTSSYSPGYPSYGIPAGMQEYIAEGERDYTEATASYRFNEAVQLLVGADLLDEEVGTTFFPTQAISSHSVFAQLMGESTGISYSVGLRNDDHDRFGTELSYRGTLRYQLSSDLSIRGSYGTGFKAPSLFELYDFGGNPDLQPETSKGADLGVDWQLNNISISATLFQQETEQLIRSVGNFPNSRMENVDSSKAKGLELQYDQQLSSTWQLNANYTFTDAKEYNPQTQPALRVPKHQAYAMVNWQMVEQAAIWTQLRYTGERTDYNWLFANYPTLDSYITLDVGARYQVTDALALNLGVNNLLDEDYESVTGFGQLGRTASLIISYSL, translated from the coding sequence ATGATCGAAGCGGATTGCCGTCTGACAACGCGGGTTGGCGGGCTAGCGATGCTAGGCCGAATCATCTCAATTATTACGGCAGAAACCATGACCTACAAAACACTTTGGTCCGCGGGCGCTATCAGCGTTGCGGCCACTCTTAGCACCTCCCTTTACGCCAGCGATCAACACCTCGAAGAAGTTAATGTGACCGCGCATCGGATGCCTGTGGCAGCCGATCAGTTGGGCTCCACCAGCATTAGCCTATTAGGTAGTGAACTCCGAGAGCAGGGAATTTACTTCGTCAGCGAAGCGCTTCAGCGAGCGCCGGGCGTTTCACTGGCTAGTAATGGCGGTACCGGAGCCCTTACCCAAATTCGCTTACGCGGCCAAGAGGCCAACCACACCTTAGTGCTGCTAGACGGCATGCGCATTAATGATCCTGTCACGGGTTTCGTGGACTTAGCCAACCTTCGCCTCACCGGTGTAGCTCGCATTGAGATCCTGTACGGTCCGCAGAGTGTGCTATATGGCACTGACGCTTCCGGCGGCGTGATCCATATCATCACCAACAGTGGTGAAGAGCAGAGCCTTGGATTGAGTGCTGAAGTTGGCAGCAATCAAACCGCACGCGTGTCCATCGCGGGAAGCTTCGATACCGATTCCGTTTATGGCGGGCTCCAATACAGTCACTATCAAACCGATGGCATTTCAGCGGCAAGCGAAGCGCGAGGAAGTAGCGAGAAGGATGGCTATGAATCCGATGCTGCCAATATACAGGTAGGTGCTCGCGTAAACGGCTTTGATGTCAATCTTGTGGGCTACGATAGTAAAAACACCGTTGGCTTTGATGCCGATGATTTAACTACAGGTCTCCCCATTGATGAGGCTATCGGGTTTGAAAATCGCCAAGATCGGCACTCCCAGTATGTTCGTGCTAGTGCCAGTTTTGCTTCGAGTACTGACGCATTCAGAGTGATGATTGCGTATACGCAGGGTAAGGACACCAATGACACCAGCAGTTATTCACCTGGCTACCCCAGCTACGGCATCCCCGCCGGCATGCAGGAGTACATTGCCGAGGGCGAACGAGACTACACGGAAGCGACAGCTAGCTACCGATTTAACGAAGCCGTTCAACTGCTTGTGGGTGCGGATCTACTTGATGAAGAAGTTGGTACCACCTTTTTTCCGACTCAGGCCATCAGCAGCCATAGCGTTTTCGCGCAACTCATGGGTGAATCAACGGGTATTAGTTATTCAGTTGGCTTGCGTAATGACGACCATGATCGTTTTGGCACCGAACTGAGCTATCGTGGCACTCTGCGCTATCAACTGTCGTCGGACTTAAGCATTCGTGGTAGCTACGGCACGGGCTTTAAGGCGCCGTCGCTATTCGAACTATACGACTTTGGCGGCAACCCCGACCTCCAACCAGAAACATCAAAAGGTGCAGACCTAGGAGTGGACTGGCAGCTTAATAACATCAGCATTTCCGCCACGCTATTCCAACAGGAAACTGAACAACTGATTCGTTCGGTGGGCAACTTCCCTAATTCACGGATGGAAAACGTTGACTCAAGTAAAGCCAAGGGGCTTGAGCTACAGTATGACCAGCAGCTCTCTTCAACTTGGCAGTTAAATGCCAACTACACCTTCACCGATGCTAAGGAGTACAATCCACAGACTCAGCCAGCGTTGCGCGTACCTAAGCATCAAGCCTATGCTATGGTGAATTGGCAAATGGTTGAACAGGCGGCTATTTGGACACAACTTCGTTATACCGGTGAGCGCACCGACTACAACTGGTTGTTCGCCAACTACCCCACTCTGGACAGCTATATCACGTTAGATGTCGGTGCTCGTTATCAAGTAACGGATGCACTAGCGCTTAACCTTGGTGTTAATAACCTCCTGGACGAAGATTATGAGAGCGTTACCGGTTTTGGCCAGTTGGGTCGCACTGCTTCTCTCATCATTAGCTACAGCCTCTGA
- a CDS encoding ABC transporter ATP-binding protein, which yields MSEKVSSLRRLIRYADSDRPQIYWASFCSVVNKLFDIAPEILIGVAIDVVVRQEESFLASMGIADPVHQIMLLGVLTFLIWAGESLFEYFHLVAWRNLAQRLQHRLRIDAYDHLQKQDHSYLEQHNTGHFVAILNDDVNQLERFLDGGANAMLQVLTAVIGVGTVFFIINPTIAMLAFLPIPVIIYGAFWFQKRAEPRYNKVREKVSLLSSRLSNNLSGVTTIKSFTAEAREKTRLEQESSDYVTANREAIAVSSAFIPVIRMAILTGFLLTFCVGGYMSLQGSLEVGAYGLLVFLTQRLLWPLTQLASTIDLYERAMASTRRILDVLSVKSDIANGAHTMDAKTVNGEISIDDISFGYQPNRPVINHLSLDIKPGTTVAFVGATGAGKSTITKLLLRFYDPYSGSVKLDGVSLTDWDTQSLRDTIGLVSQDVFLFHGTVRENIAFGEPNASIEAVEQAAKLAEAHEFISELPEGYDSIVGERGQKLSGGQRQRLSIARALLKDPRVLILDEATSAVDNETEAAIQRSLTQIREGRTLIMIAHRLSTIVDADQIVVLDKGRIVQQGTHAELVGETGIYQQLWQVQTGGVA from the coding sequence ATGTCAGAAAAAGTATCATCACTTCGTCGACTAATACGCTATGCCGATTCCGATCGACCGCAGATTTATTGGGCGAGCTTCTGCTCGGTCGTTAACAAGTTATTCGATATTGCACCTGAGATTTTGATTGGTGTTGCGATTGATGTGGTGGTGCGACAGGAGGAGTCATTCCTCGCCAGTATGGGTATTGCCGATCCGGTGCACCAAATTATGTTGTTGGGTGTACTGACTTTTCTAATTTGGGCGGGCGAATCGCTGTTTGAATATTTCCACTTGGTCGCCTGGCGCAATCTTGCTCAACGACTTCAGCATCGCCTAAGAATTGACGCTTATGATCACCTTCAAAAGCAGGATCATAGCTATCTGGAGCAGCATAATACTGGCCATTTTGTTGCTATTTTGAATGACGATGTGAATCAGTTAGAGCGCTTTCTTGATGGCGGCGCTAACGCGATGCTTCAGGTATTAACCGCGGTGATTGGTGTCGGAACGGTCTTCTTCATCATTAATCCTACTATTGCGATGCTGGCGTTTTTGCCAATCCCAGTAATCATCTATGGCGCTTTTTGGTTTCAAAAACGCGCTGAACCGCGTTACAACAAGGTTCGTGAAAAGGTGTCATTGCTCAGTTCGCGTTTGAGTAATAATTTGAGCGGCGTCACCACAATTAAGAGTTTTACAGCCGAAGCCCGCGAAAAAACACGATTGGAGCAGGAAAGTTCGGACTATGTCACCGCCAACCGCGAAGCGATTGCGGTCAGTTCTGCGTTTATTCCTGTGATTCGTATGGCTATTTTGACCGGCTTTTTATTGACCTTCTGTGTGGGTGGCTACATGAGCTTACAGGGTAGCCTCGAGGTGGGTGCCTATGGCTTATTGGTCTTTCTAACTCAGCGCTTACTATGGCCTCTGACGCAGTTGGCGAGCACGATTGATCTGTACGAGCGCGCCATGGCGTCGACGCGTCGCATCTTGGACGTTCTCTCGGTTAAGTCAGATATTGCGAACGGCGCTCACACGATGGATGCTAAGACGGTTAATGGCGAAATTTCGATCGATGATATTTCGTTTGGCTATCAGCCAAACCGTCCAGTGATTAACCACCTGTCACTTGATATAAAACCCGGTACTACGGTTGCGTTTGTTGGGGCTACCGGAGCGGGGAAAAGTACCATTACCAAGTTACTACTTCGTTTTTACGATCCGTACTCAGGCTCCGTGAAACTTGATGGAGTAAGCCTTACTGACTGGGATACGCAATCCCTTCGCGATACGATTGGCTTGGTGAGTCAGGACGTTTTTCTTTTTCACGGGACGGTTCGGGAGAATATCGCCTTCGGCGAGCCCAACGCTAGTATTGAGGCAGTGGAACAAGCTGCTAAGTTGGCCGAAGCACACGAATTTATCAGTGAACTCCCAGAGGGTTATGACTCCATAGTCGGCGAGCGCGGACAAAAGTTATCAGGAGGTCAGCGCCAACGACTATCCATTGCCCGTGCGCTGCTAAAGGACCCTAGAGTGCTGATTTTAGATGAGGCTACTTCGGCAGTTGATAATGAAACGGAGGCCGCTATTCAGCGCTCGCTCACGCAGATACGCGAGGGCAGGACGTTAATTATGATTGCTCATCGATTATCGACGATTGTGGATGCGGATCAGATTGTGGTACTGGACAAGGGCAGAATTGTTCAACAGGGGACGCATGCCGAGTTGGTGGGCGAAACCGGAATTTATCAACAGCTATGGCAGGTTCAAACTGGTGGCGTGGCCTAG
- the radA gene encoding DNA repair protein RadA, with amino-acid sequence MAKTKSAFVCNDCGSDYPRWQGQCNDCGAWNTLSEVRLGSSSGAKPVAAARGGYAGSAGGQTVQTLADINLADLPRFSSGSAEFDRVLGGGMVPGSAILMGGHPGAGKSTLLLETLCFLAQQNSCLYVTGEESLQQVAMRANRLGLPVDKLKMLSETSVESICRVAESERPKVMVIDSIQVVHMEDISSAPGSVSQVRESAAFLTRYAKQTGTVLLLVGHVTKDGSLAGPKVLEHMIDASLLLEGTHDSRFRTLRGQKNRFGAVNELGVFAMTDKGLKAVANPSAIFLQKDQAVSSGSAIMAVWEGTRPLLVELQALVDDSHTGHPKRVAVGLDANRLSMLLAVLHRHGGIMVGDQDVFVNVVGGVKVLETSADLALLCAIVSSLRDNALPRDLLVFGEVGLSGEIRPVPSGQERLREAVKHGFTRIVLPKSNAPSGKIPGVEVVAVATLAEALEALF; translated from the coding sequence GTGGCAAAAACCAAGTCAGCCTTTGTCTGTAATGATTGCGGTTCAGATTACCCACGTTGGCAAGGGCAGTGTAATGACTGCGGGGCATGGAATACGCTCTCGGAAGTCCGTTTGGGATCCTCTTCTGGCGCCAAACCGGTGGCCGCTGCTCGTGGGGGTTACGCGGGCTCAGCCGGCGGTCAAACGGTTCAAACACTCGCCGATATTAATTTGGCGGACTTACCACGCTTTAGTAGTGGTAGCGCGGAGTTCGATCGTGTTCTAGGCGGTGGCATGGTGCCGGGGTCCGCCATTCTGATGGGTGGTCACCCTGGGGCAGGCAAATCAACCTTGCTACTGGAAACACTGTGCTTCCTCGCACAGCAAAATAGCTGTTTGTATGTCACTGGCGAGGAGTCACTGCAACAGGTTGCGATGCGAGCCAATAGATTGGGCCTACCAGTCGATAAATTGAAAATGCTGTCCGAAACCAGTGTGGAGTCAATTTGTCGGGTGGCCGAGAGCGAGCGGCCGAAGGTGATGGTTATTGACTCTATCCAAGTTGTTCACATGGAAGATATTAGCTCTGCGCCGGGCTCCGTTTCGCAAGTGCGCGAGTCAGCGGCGTTTCTCACTCGCTATGCGAAGCAAACGGGTACCGTACTCCTATTAGTGGGGCACGTAACCAAAGATGGCAGTTTGGCTGGCCCCAAAGTCCTTGAACATATGATAGACGCCTCGTTGCTTCTTGAGGGAACTCATGACTCACGGTTCCGAACTCTGCGAGGACAGAAGAATCGTTTCGGGGCGGTCAACGAGCTAGGCGTGTTCGCTATGACGGACAAGGGACTCAAAGCCGTTGCGAATCCTTCGGCTATTTTCCTGCAGAAGGATCAGGCGGTGAGCTCAGGCTCGGCCATTATGGCAGTATGGGAAGGAACACGTCCGCTGTTAGTTGAACTTCAGGCCTTAGTTGACGACTCGCACACTGGACATCCCAAACGGGTAGCGGTGGGCTTAGACGCTAATCGATTGTCCATGCTGTTGGCTGTCTTACATCGCCACGGGGGCATTATGGTGGGCGACCAAGATGTCTTTGTTAATGTGGTGGGTGGCGTTAAAGTGTTGGAAACGTCGGCAGATTTGGCGCTATTGTGCGCAATCGTGTCGAGTTTACGCGATAACGCGTTACCGCGAGATCTGTTGGTATTCGGTGAAGTTGGTCTGAGTGGTGAGATTCGTCCCGTCCCATCGGGTCAGGAACGTCTACGAGAGGCGGTTAAACACGGCTTCACCCGTATCGTGTTACCGAAGTCTAACGCGCCGTCGGGAAAAATTCCGGGTGTGGAAGTGGTTGCGGTCGCTACGCTTGCCGAAGCGTTAGAGGCTTTGTTCTAA
- a CDS encoding AAA family ATPase encodes MKVLIFGNSGSGKSTLAKRLSQQHDSFHLDLDNFAWESTLPPTRKSLEDSLALIEAAVAGHDQWVIEGCYSDLLEPLSTQADQLIFLNLSVDDCIRNAKSRPWEPHKYATQAEQDANLPMLLNWITDYESRNDTFSKAHHKALYDAFSGEKIELTQNQ; translated from the coding sequence ATGAAAGTCTTAATTTTCGGTAATTCAGGTTCAGGGAAATCAACCTTAGCTAAACGCTTGAGTCAGCAACATGATTCATTTCATTTAGACCTCGACAACTTCGCGTGGGAGAGTACTTTACCGCCAACTCGAAAGTCACTTGAAGACTCCCTCGCTTTAATTGAGGCCGCCGTTGCAGGTCATGATCAGTGGGTGATTGAGGGTTGCTATAGTGACTTACTCGAACCACTTTCGACTCAGGCCGATCAACTAATTTTCTTAAATCTGTCAGTAGATGATTGCATTCGCAATGCTAAGAGTCGCCCCTGGGAACCGCACAAATATGCCACGCAAGCGGAACAAGACGCCAACCTACCCATGCTGCTGAACTGGATTACGGACTACGAGTCGCGAAACGACACCTTCTCTAAAGCTCATCATAAAGCACTCTATGACGCGTTTTCGGGCGAAAAAATTGAGCTAACTCAAAATCAATAA